One Prolixibacteraceae bacterium DNA segment encodes these proteins:
- a CDS encoding galactose mutarotase produces MKISTQAFGKTNDGKEVSLYTLENGKMIVKITNYGAIITDVQTPDNEGNLDHIVLGFNDLKEYTSKEYIDGCPYFGAICGRYANRIKEGTFSIDEQEYKLAINNGPNALHGGIVGFDKIVWDATTEESLNNVAVKLTYLAKDMEEGYPGNMKVTVTYTLTDSNDLIVKYQASSDKKTVINLTNHTYFNLNGANSTIKDHDLVVNADAVTPVDENLIPTGDYLSVEESAFDFKQPKSLGLEIDSLADGYDINFVLNKENDPLFAGTLSHAETGRHVSVFTTQPGLQIYTGYYIPEFTGHDNKKYGKYMGVAMETQHFPDSPNQPNFPSVTLSPEEKFEEITRFHFETK; encoded by the coding sequence ATGAAAATATCAACCCAAGCCTTTGGCAAAACAAATGACGGAAAAGAAGTTTCCCTTTACACTCTTGAAAATGGCAAGATGATTGTTAAGATCACGAACTATGGAGCAATCATAACAGACGTTCAGACGCCTGACAATGAAGGTAACTTAGACCATATTGTACTTGGATTTAATGATCTAAAAGAGTATACCTCTAAAGAATACATAGATGGATGTCCTTATTTTGGTGCTATTTGTGGCCGTTATGCAAACCGTATTAAAGAGGGAACGTTTTCGATTGATGAACAAGAGTATAAACTAGCAATCAATAATGGTCCCAACGCATTACATGGGGGAATAGTTGGATTTGATAAAATAGTTTGGGATGCGACAACAGAAGAATCATTAAACAATGTAGCAGTAAAACTAACATATCTAGCAAAAGATATGGAAGAGGGCTACCCAGGAAATATGAAGGTTACTGTAACCTACACACTAACAGATTCGAACGACCTGATTGTTAAATATCAAGCATCTTCAGATAAAAAGACAGTGATCAACCTTACGAATCACACATATTTCAACCTGAATGGGGCGAACAGCACCATCAAAGATCATGATTTGGTAGTCAATGCCGATGCAGTAACTCCAGTAGATGAGAATCTTATCCCAACAGGAGATTATCTTTCTGTGGAAGAGAGCGCTTTCGACTTTAAACAACCAAAATCATTAGGATTAGAGATTGATAGTTTGGCCGATGGTTACGATATAAACTTCGTACTAAACAAAGAGAATGATCCTTTGTTTGCTGGGACTCTTTCTCATGCAGAAACAGGAAGACATGTATCGGTATTTACAACCCAACCTGGATTACAAATCTATACAGGATACTACATTCCAGAATTTACTGGACATGATAATAAGAAGTATGGGAAGTACATGGGAGTTGCGATGGAGACACAACATTTTCCAGACTCTCCAAACCAACCGAATTTTCCTTCAGTAACCTTATCTCCAGAAGAGAAGTTCGAAGAGATAACTCGTTTCCATTTTGAAACGAAGTAG
- a CDS encoding DUF3127 domain-containing protein has protein sequence MSFTVKGKLEKVLDMVTGTSARGEWKKREFVITTQEEQYPKTICFTLFNDKVSLIEGFQPGSDVEVSFQVESREYQGRYFHNVNAWRIQPAVAAAPGEAQGTVPQFDPNSFATPASNDNTAANNSAASEDDDLPF, from the coding sequence ATGAGTTTTACAGTAAAAGGTAAATTAGAAAAAGTACTTGACATGGTTACAGGTACAAGCGCTAGAGGTGAGTGGAAGAAAAGAGAGTTTGTAATTACAACTCAAGAAGAACAGTATCCTAAAACGATATGTTTTACTCTTTTCAATGATAAAGTATCTCTTATTGAAGGATTTCAGCCTGGATCTGATGTTGAAGTATCTTTTCAAGTAGAATCAAGAGAGTATCAAGGACGTTATTTTCATAATGTTAATGCTTGGAGAATTCAACCTGCTGTTGCTGCAGCACCAGGAGAAGCTCAAGGAACTGTTCCTCAGTTTGATCCTAATTCATTTGCTACACCAGCCTCTAATGACAACACTGCTGCAAATAACAGTGCTGCTTCAGAGGATGATGATCTTCCATTCTAA
- the mnmD gene encoding tRNA (5-methylaminomethyl-2-thiouridine)(34)-methyltransferase MnmD, producing the protein MISEHLERSVTQTEDGSVTLFIPELEEHYHSIHGALQESKHVFIDAGLRCITKSDIHVLEAGFGTGLNVLLAFFESKRLGIKMNFITIEKYPLIEEEFSLLNYGPLVDEEDGEEVLQQLHHAPWGESVPISDHFTLTKYHVDMHDMKWSDLPSIDLVFYDAFAPDKQPDLWSDEMFAHVVRAMGSSAILTTYCAKGVVRRSLQAAGLLMERIPGPPGKREMLRGVKR; encoded by the coding sequence ATGATATCAGAACATTTAGAGAGAAGTGTGACACAAACTGAAGATGGAAGTGTCACTCTCTTTATTCCAGAATTAGAGGAGCATTATCATTCGATACATGGTGCGTTACAAGAGTCTAAGCATGTCTTTATTGATGCGGGACTTCGTTGTATTACGAAGAGTGATATTCATGTGCTTGAAGCAGGTTTTGGTACTGGGTTAAATGTCCTTCTCGCTTTCTTCGAATCAAAGAGGCTCGGAATTAAAATGAATTTTATAACGATAGAGAAATATCCCCTGATAGAAGAGGAATTTTCTCTATTGAATTATGGTCCTCTCGTTGATGAAGAGGATGGAGAAGAAGTTCTACAACAGCTTCATCATGCTCCTTGGGGAGAGAGTGTGCCTATTTCGGACCATTTCACTTTGACAAAATATCATGTGGATATGCACGATATGAAGTGGAGCGATCTACCATCGATAGATTTGGTTTTTTATGATGCTTTTGCTCCTGATAAACAGCCCGATTTGTGGAGTGACGAGATGTTTGCTCATGTAGTACGTGCTATGGGATCTTCTGCTATCTTAACGACCTATTGCGCAAAAGGAGTTGTGCGAAGGTCATTACAGGCTGCAGGATTGTTGATGGAGCGTATTCCTGGCCCTCCAGGGAAAAGAGAGATGTTAAGAGGAGTGAAGCGTTAA
- a CDS encoding MATE family efflux transporter, translated as MKTTNDLTQGSISKALVKLAMPIIGMSFLQMAYNMLDMVWLGHVGSEAVAAVGTATFFTWLGVSVMLIAKVATEVGVSQRFGSKDIKGASLFTGNAIVWMVILSIGYGYFTYFAAPWLIGFFKLDSAEIVHMAVRYLQIIALGAPFYYMNQPLSGIFTGAGNSKFPFKATSIGLLVNFALDPLLIFGYGPIPAMGAEGAAIATVLSKMIVTIIFFFALKKNIINLPLCKEHFKMKWEITKEIFKVGTPVGLHSGLFACFAMVMARIISQWGDLPIAVQSVGAQIESISWMTIEGLATALAAFTGQNYGAKLWDRIYKGFLVAVAISVTIGAVVGAIFVFFGGEIFGIFINEVEAIKLGSIYFSILGISQIFMCLEIGTSGAFYGLGKTTPPSFVGITFTGLRIPLALWLTSIPALGMTGVWWSISISSIVKGIVLFSWFMIFILLHPERDKSKLQKKRWVRILPTRIRQQIMEKRIE; from the coding sequence TTGAAAACTACAAATGATCTTACACAGGGCTCCATAAGTAAAGCTCTTGTAAAGTTGGCAATGCCTATTATTGGGATGTCTTTTCTTCAGATGGCATATAATATGCTTGATATGGTCTGGCTAGGACATGTTGGTTCTGAAGCTGTTGCAGCAGTAGGAACGGCTACTTTTTTTACCTGGTTAGGTGTCTCAGTAATGCTTATTGCAAAAGTTGCAACAGAAGTGGGAGTCTCACAAAGATTTGGTTCCAAAGATATAAAAGGAGCTAGTTTATTTACAGGTAATGCGATTGTATGGATGGTAATCCTATCCATTGGCTATGGTTATTTTACTTACTTTGCTGCCCCTTGGCTTATCGGTTTTTTTAAATTAGATAGTGCTGAAATCGTTCATATGGCCGTTCGCTACCTTCAGATTATTGCTTTGGGTGCACCATTCTATTATATGAATCAACCTCTTTCTGGTATCTTTACGGGAGCTGGAAATAGTAAATTTCCATTTAAAGCAACTTCTATTGGGTTATTAGTAAATTTTGCGTTGGACCCACTTCTAATTTTTGGATATGGTCCAATTCCTGCAATGGGAGCAGAAGGAGCTGCTATTGCTACAGTTCTCTCTAAAATGATTGTGACGATAATATTCTTTTTTGCGTTGAAGAAAAATATTATCAATCTTCCGTTATGCAAAGAACACTTTAAAATGAAGTGGGAAATAACCAAAGAGATATTTAAGGTAGGTACTCCAGTTGGTTTGCATAGTGGTTTGTTTGCCTGTTTTGCGATGGTAATGGCTCGAATCATCTCTCAGTGGGGTGACCTTCCTATTGCTGTACAGAGTGTTGGAGCCCAAATTGAGTCTATCTCGTGGATGACTATTGAGGGGCTTGCTACTGCCTTGGCAGCGTTTACTGGACAGAATTATGGTGCCAAATTATGGGATCGTATCTATAAGGGTTTTCTTGTTGCAGTCGCAATCAGTGTTACTATAGGTGCAGTGGTTGGCGCGATATTTGTGTTTTTCGGAGGCGAAATTTTCGGAATATTCATTAACGAAGTCGAAGCGATAAAACTAGGAAGTATCTATTTCTCTATTCTTGGAATAAGCCAGATATTTATGTGTCTAGAAATTGGGACATCTGGTGCTTTTTATGGATTGGGTAAAACAACGCCTCCTTCGTTTGTCGGAATCACTTTTACAGGCTTAAGGATACCACTTGCATTATGGTTGACTTCGATCCCAGCGCTTGGGATGACTGGTGTTTGGTGGAGTATTTCTATATCTTCCATTGTTAAGGGGATTGTGCTTTTCTCTTGGTTTATGATTTTTATCTTATTGCACCCTGAAAGAGATAAGTCGAAGTTGCAAAAGAAAAGATGGGTTCGTATTCTTCCAACTCGTATCCGTCAACAAATAATGGAAAAAAGAATTGAGTAA
- a CDS encoding GntR family transcriptional regulator yields the protein MVQEIIQINESKGTPKYKQLIAAIIESIQEQRLQKGDKLGSINDFCRAFGYSRDTVMLAFNDLKSRGILVSQPGKGVYVSDDNIQVERRIFVLFDELNSFKEDLYNSFVTSMGPETKVDIFFHHFNRDLFEQLISGSAGNYTSYIIMPAMFGDIEDVLAVLPENKVYLLDRYYPNLSNYSSLYQDFESDVYDSLVEHKDALEKYSKLVMLFPGGKEPEGRLKGFRDFCDKCGYDHEIIRSLDSREITKGEVYLIPSDRNLVAIVKSANDHELQLGEDLGVISFNDTVLKEVVAGGITTISTDFKLMGERLAEVVKNQEFIRERNPSGMTLRASL from the coding sequence ATGGTACAGGAGATTATTCAAATAAACGAGTCAAAAGGGACTCCAAAATATAAACAGCTTATTGCCGCAATCATTGAATCGATTCAAGAACAACGACTTCAGAAAGGGGATAAGTTAGGGTCTATAAATGATTTTTGTCGAGCATTTGGATATTCGAGAGATACTGTAATGTTGGCTTTTAATGATTTGAAATCTAGGGGTATCTTGGTTTCTCAGCCAGGAAAGGGCGTGTATGTTTCGGATGACAATATACAAGTAGAGAGGCGAATATTTGTTCTTTTCGATGAGTTGAATTCTTTTAAAGAGGATCTATATAATTCATTTGTTACCTCTATGGGACCTGAGACGAAAGTAGATATTTTTTTCCATCACTTTAATAGAGATCTTTTTGAACAACTTATCAGTGGCTCTGCTGGAAATTATACCTCATATATTATTATGCCTGCGATGTTTGGGGATATTGAAGATGTTTTGGCTGTCTTGCCTGAAAATAAGGTTTATTTATTAGATCGTTATTATCCGAATCTTTCCAACTATTCCTCATTATATCAGGATTTTGAAAGTGATGTTTATGATAGTTTGGTGGAACATAAGGATGCTTTAGAAAAGTATTCAAAATTGGTTATGTTGTTCCCCGGAGGAAAAGAGCCGGAGGGTAGATTAAAGGGATTTAGAGATTTTTGTGACAAGTGTGGTTATGATCATGAGATTATTAGATCATTGGACTCTAGAGAGATAACCAAAGGGGAGGTCTATTTAATCCCTTCGGATCGCAATCTGGTAGCTATTGTAAAATCTGCAAATGATCATGAACTACAACTAGGAGAAGATTTGGGTGTGATCTCTTTTAATGATACTGTATTAAAAGAGGTGGTTGCAGGTGGAATTACAACCATCTCTACAGATTTTAAATTGATGGGAGAAAGGCTTGCTGAAGTGGTTAAAAATCAAGAGTTTATTCGAGAGAGGAACCCATCTGGAATGACACTTCGAGCCTCTCTTTAG
- a CDS encoding galactokinase, protein MNIQDLKSKFIEKYGEGDVDVFFSPGRVNLIGEHTDYNGGFVFPCALTFGTYCLVRRVERTSFRFASLNLPFETELSMDELTAPLDDKWVNYPLGVLAQFVKKGIAFDGGADLMFYGNVPNGAGLSSSAALEVVTAVAINDAYNTGLDRVELVKMSQKAEHEFAGVHCGIMDQFASGMGAKDHAIFLNCDTLEFDLVPVKLEGAKIVISNTNSPHKLDSGKYNERVAECAAAVKAISKVKPIKNLGELDMTSFNEVAGSIDDEVVRRRAHHVVSEIQRTSDAVAELKRGNIDVFGTLMNASHDSLRDDYEVTGVQLDTMVEEARKIDGVIGSRMTGGGFGGCTVSIVKDDAVDTFISEVGKNYEARTGLKPEFYVAEIGEGGCKLS, encoded by the coding sequence ATGAATATACAAGATTTAAAAAGTAAGTTTATCGAAAAGTATGGAGAAGGGGATGTAGATGTGTTTTTCTCTCCAGGTCGTGTGAACCTTATTGGGGAACATACCGATTACAATGGAGGATTTGTTTTTCCATGTGCTTTAACTTTTGGTACCTACTGTTTGGTAAGAAGAGTAGAGAGAACTTCTTTTCGTTTTGCCTCTTTGAATCTTCCTTTTGAGACTGAGTTGTCTATGGATGAGTTAACTGCTCCATTGGACGACAAATGGGTGAACTATCCTCTTGGAGTTTTAGCTCAGTTTGTAAAAAAGGGAATTGCTTTTGATGGTGGAGCAGACCTTATGTTTTATGGTAATGTTCCTAATGGTGCTGGCTTGTCTTCTTCTGCTGCATTAGAGGTGGTAACTGCGGTTGCTATTAATGATGCTTATAATACAGGTTTAGACAGAGTAGAGCTGGTTAAAATGAGCCAAAAAGCGGAGCATGAATTTGCTGGAGTGCATTGTGGTATCATGGATCAATTTGCTTCAGGTATGGGTGCAAAAGACCATGCTATCTTCCTAAATTGTGATACATTAGAGTTCGACCTAGTTCCTGTAAAATTGGAGGGTGCTAAGATTGTAATTAGTAATACCAACAGTCCACATAAATTGGATTCAGGTAAATATAATGAGCGTGTTGCAGAATGTGCTGCAGCAGTGAAGGCAATATCTAAAGTGAAACCAATTAAGAATCTTGGGGAGCTTGATATGACTTCATTTAATGAGGTAGCTGGTTCAATAGATGATGAAGTGGTTCGCCGTAGAGCGCATCATGTGGTTTCTGAGATTCAGCGTACTAGTGATGCTGTAGCAGAACTGAAACGTGGAAATATTGATGTGTTCGGTACTTTAATGAATGCTTCTCATGATTCATTGAGAGATGATTATGAGGTGACAGGAGTACAACTTGATACGATGGTTGAAGAGGCACGTAAGATTGACGGTGTTATCGGTTCTCGTATGACTGGAGGAGGATTCGGTGGTTGTACTGTTTCGATCGTTAAGGATGATGCAGTGGATACATTTATCTCTGAAGTAGGCAAAAACTATGAAGCTCGTACGGGTCTTAAACCAGAGTTTTATGTTGCTGAAATTGGAGAGGGTGGATGTAAATTAAGTTAA
- a CDS encoding FKBP-type peptidyl-prolyl cis-trans isomerase, which translates to MKLKNLAYALTIGGAFAFASCQSGAKNQPLNNQADSTSYAIGADMGEGLAKNLESAPGGTELNADIILSAIQTSINKGETKMTAEERQQVIRAFFTSQQEKAAKANVEKGEKFLEENKTKEGVVTTESGLQYKVIKKGDGAIPTKDDKVKVHYTGRLIPDAKNPEGKVFDSSIERGKPAEFGVSSVIPGWTEAIQLMPVGSEFKVFIPASLAYGERGAGQDIGPNSTLVFDIQLLDIVK; encoded by the coding sequence ATGAAACTTAAAAATCTTGCTTACGCACTAACTATCGGTGGTGCATTTGCTTTCGCGTCATGTCAAAGTGGTGCAAAAAATCAACCACTTAATAACCAAGCAGACTCAACATCTTATGCTATTGGTGCTGATATGGGTGAAGGTCTTGCAAAGAACTTAGAGAGTGCTCCAGGTGGAACTGAATTGAATGCAGATATCATTCTTTCAGCTATTCAGACTTCAATTAACAAAGGCGAAACTAAAATGACTGCTGAAGAGCGTCAACAAGTTATTCGTGCATTCTTTACTTCACAGCAAGAGAAAGCAGCAAAAGCAAATGTTGAAAAAGGAGAAAAATTCCTAGAAGAAAACAAGACTAAAGAGGGTGTTGTCACTACTGAGTCAGGTTTGCAATATAAGGTGATCAAAAAAGGGGATGGTGCTATCCCAACTAAAGATGACAAAGTAAAAGTTCACTATACTGGTCGTTTAATTCCTGATGCTAAAAATCCTGAAGGAAAAGTATTTGATAGCTCTATTGAACGTGGAAAACCTGCTGAATTTGGTGTTTCTTCTGTGATCCCAGGATGGACTGAAGCAATCCAATTGATGCCTGTTGGTTCTGAGTTTAAAGTATTTATTCCTGCTAGTCTTGCTTATGGTGAGAGAGGTGCAGGTCAAGATATTGGACCAAACTCAACTTTGGTTTTCGATATTCAATTGCTTGATATTGTTAAGTAA
- a CDS encoding Lrp/AsnC ligand binding domain-containing protein, with amino-acid sequence MEYTEEIVHIDELDKKILQLITKNARIPFLEVARECGVSGAAIHQRVQRLLNIGIVSGSEFIVNPNKLGFNTCAYLGIFLEKANYDKKVVEQLKEIPEVVECHFTTGAWAIFIKVQAKSNRHLKKIIDTDLQAIDGIARTETFISLDQVFKRQIPIS; translated from the coding sequence ATGGAGTATACAGAAGAAATCGTTCATATTGATGAACTTGATAAAAAGATTCTTCAGCTCATTACGAAGAATGCAAGAATTCCATTTCTTGAGGTAGCACGTGAATGTGGTGTTTCCGGAGCGGCAATTCATCAACGTGTTCAAAGATTATTAAATATCGGAATTGTATCTGGCTCAGAATTCATTGTAAATCCTAATAAGCTTGGATTTAATACTTGTGCATATCTAGGAATATTCTTAGAGAAAGCCAATTACGATAAGAAGGTCGTTGAACAACTTAAAGAGATCCCTGAAGTTGTGGAGTGTCACTTTACAACAGGAGCTTGGGCTATATTCATAAAAGTACAGGCCAAATCAAATCGTCATTTAAAGAAGATTATTGATACGGATCTACAAGCAATTGATGGTATTGCTAGAACTGAGACTTTCATCTCACTAGACCAAGTCTTTAAAAGACAAATACCAATCTCTTAA
- a CDS encoding FKBP-type peptidyl-prolyl cis-trans isomerase: protein MAETFTSPIEKLSYALGLSMASNIIGAGIKEVDSEKVLEALNDALNGAELKLGAEEANATIQSFLNEKHAEAASESLVEGESFLAENATKEGVIVMDCGIQYITLQEGNGAKPTLEQQVKCHYHGTLLDGSVFDSSVERNDPATFPLNAVIQGWQIALQEMQVGEKRRLFIPSNLAYGEQGAGGAIGPNQTLIFEVELLDIVSE from the coding sequence ATGGCAGAAACTTTTACATCTCCGATTGAGAAATTAAGCTACGCGCTAGGTTTAAGTATGGCTTCAAACATCATTGGAGCTGGTATTAAAGAGGTAGATTCAGAGAAAGTATTAGAGGCATTGAATGATGCATTGAACGGTGCAGAGCTTAAGCTTGGTGCAGAAGAGGCAAATGCAACAATTCAATCTTTCCTTAACGAAAAGCATGCAGAGGCAGCATCAGAAAGTCTTGTTGAAGGAGAGTCTTTCTTAGCTGAAAATGCTACAAAAGAAGGAGTTATTGTAATGGATTGTGGAATCCAATATATCACACTTCAAGAGGGAAATGGAGCAAAACCTACTTTGGAACAGCAAGTTAAATGTCATTACCATGGTACATTATTGGACGGATCTGTATTTGATAGCTCTGTTGAACGTAATGACCCTGCTACTTTCCCATTAAATGCAGTGATCCAAGGATGGCAAATTGCGCTTCAAGAGATGCAAGTTGGAGAGAAGAGACGTCTTTTCATTCCTTCTAATTTGGCTTATGGAGAACAAGGTGCAGGTGGTGCTATTGGACCAAATCAAACTTTGATTTTCGAAGTGGAACTTCTTGATATTGTATCAGAGTAA
- a CDS encoding metallophosphoesterase: MEFDIIGDVHGHATHLKGLLIKLGYSENDSVWFHPNRKAIFCGDFIDRGPEIVETFEIVMNMCKAETAYAIIGNHEFALMVWHSFKGQDLLKPDFVEKSGRMCKSTRLAFKEEQKHLKEYMKWLRTVPMYLELDGFRIVHAAWSDEAISKWNFFHQEEKLKKSKIRSLVLDHQDTMKALSFLLNGPKMVLPSDMKIYCNHGLNRKEFRIKWWIKELPNSFKELCFEGKFSLPDYTIPKELLPEIETYNPSAPLVFCGHYCRAEGAQILSNNVVCVDSCISYSSILTAYQQGEGQDVGQDHLITFG, from the coding sequence ATGGAGTTTGATATAATAGGGGATGTTCATGGACATGCTACTCATTTAAAGGGGTTATTAATAAAATTGGGGTACAGTGAGAATGATTCTGTTTGGTTTCATCCCAATCGTAAAGCTATTTTTTGTGGTGATTTCATCGATAGAGGTCCTGAAATTGTTGAGACTTTCGAGATTGTGATGAATATGTGTAAGGCGGAAACTGCTTATGCAATCATTGGGAATCATGAATTTGCTTTAATGGTTTGGCACTCTTTTAAGGGGCAAGATTTGTTGAAGCCGGATTTTGTGGAGAAATCAGGACGGATGTGTAAATCAACCCGCTTGGCATTTAAAGAGGAGCAGAAACATCTAAAGGAGTATATGAAATGGTTAAGAACCGTTCCTATGTATTTAGAGTTAGATGGTTTTCGCATTGTTCATGCTGCATGGAGTGATGAAGCGATAAGTAAGTGGAATTTCTTTCATCAAGAGGAGAAGTTAAAGAAGTCTAAGATTCGTAGTCTGGTGCTAGATCATCAGGATACAATGAAAGCACTTTCGTTTCTGTTGAATGGTCCAAAGATGGTGTTGCCTTCTGACATGAAAATATACTGTAATCATGGATTGAATCGAAAAGAGTTTCGAATCAAATGGTGGATCAAAGAGCTTCCGAATAGCTTTAAAGAGTTGTGTTTTGAAGGGAAGTTTTCTCTGCCTGATTATACAATACCCAAAGAACTTCTTCCGGAAATTGAGACATACAATCCCTCAGCACCACTCGTGTTTTGTGGGCACTATTGTAGAGCAGAGGGAGCTCAAATATTGTCAAATAATGTGGTGTGTGTCGATTCGTGTATTAGTTACTCTAGTATATTGACTGCATATCAACAAGGAGAGGGGCAGGATGTTGGACAAGATCATCTGATTACATTCGGATAG
- a CDS encoding threonylcarbamoyl-AMP synthase encodes MYISIHPDSPQKRNMDQALAVLETGGVIIYPTDTIYGIGCNINESKAIDRVAKIKGIKAEKASFSFICHDFTQLSQYCKPISNDVFKLMKHLLPGPYTFILEANHKVPKMLKNKKKTIGIRIPDNQIIRDLVEILGAPILSTSVYDPDKVIEYTTDPELIYERYEHNIDLMIDGGTGGNIPSTIIDCTNGNFEVIREGLGKID; translated from the coding sequence ATGTATATTTCCATACACCCCGATTCTCCACAAAAGAGAAACATGGACCAAGCACTCGCAGTACTTGAGACAGGAGGAGTTATTATCTATCCAACAGATACGATCTATGGGATTGGTTGTAATATTAATGAATCGAAAGCGATTGATAGAGTTGCCAAAATTAAAGGAATTAAAGCAGAAAAAGCATCTTTTTCATTTATTTGTCACGACTTTACACAGCTTTCACAATATTGTAAGCCTATATCCAATGATGTATTCAAACTAATGAAACATCTTCTTCCTGGTCCATACACTTTCATCTTAGAAGCAAACCATAAAGTTCCCAAGATGCTAAAGAACAAAAAGAAGACCATTGGTATTCGTATTCCAGACAATCAGATCATACGAGATCTTGTAGAAATATTAGGAGCTCCTATATTAAGCACATCTGTTTATGATCCAGATAAAGTGATTGAATACACCACGGATCCGGAGTTAATATATGAGAGATACGAACATAACATAGATCTCATGATAGATGGAGGAACAGGAGGCAACATCCCATCCACCATCATTGATTGCACAAATGGCAATTTTGAAGTCATTAGAGAAGGATTAGGAAAGATTGACTAA
- a CDS encoding UDP-glucose--hexose-1-phosphate uridylyltransferase, with translation MNPLTGEWILVSPHRSKRPWQGQVEKVVEEQRPAYDEKCYLCPGNERIGGEKNPEYNEPYSFVNDFSALLKDTPNGEVSEDDLFVADSVKGICKVICFSPRHDLTVPVMEVAEIKKVVDLWQKEYRELGAKEDINYVQIFENKGSIMGCSNPHPHGQIWASSMIPNEPQKKSDRQLSYLKKHGRTLLSAYLEKELDKGERILAENDHFVALVPYWAVWPFETMIVSKREVASLDQFTEEEKLGLADMYKKLTVMYDNLFEVSFAYSAGIHQAPTDGEDHPEWHFHMMFYPPLLRSATVKKFMVGYEMLGMPQRDITAESAAKRLRELPTVHYKQKS, from the coding sequence ATGAACCCTCTTACAGGGGAGTGGATATTGGTGTCGCCACATCGTTCAAAACGTCCATGGCAAGGACAAGTTGAGAAAGTAGTTGAAGAACAGCGTCCTGCCTATGATGAGAAGTGTTATTTGTGTCCCGGAAATGAGCGTATTGGAGGTGAGAAGAATCCGGAGTATAATGAGCCTTATTCTTTTGTCAATGATTTTAGTGCATTGCTAAAAGATACTCCGAATGGTGAGGTGTCCGAGGATGATCTTTTTGTCGCGGATAGCGTTAAGGGTATTTGTAAAGTGATCTGCTTTTCGCCTCGTCATGATTTGACCGTTCCAGTGATGGAAGTGGCTGAGATTAAGAAAGTGGTGGACCTTTGGCAAAAAGAGTACCGTGAGTTAGGTGCTAAAGAGGATATCAACTATGTTCAGATATTTGAAAATAAGGGAAGTATCATGGGATGTTCTAATCCACACCCTCATGGACAGATTTGGGCTTCAAGTATGATACCTAATGAACCTCAGAAAAAAAGTGATCGACAGCTGTCTTACTTGAAGAAGCATGGAAGAACTTTGCTTTCAGCTTACTTAGAAAAAGAGTTAGACAAGGGTGAGAGAATTTTGGCAGAGAATGATCACTTTGTTGCTTTGGTTCCTTATTGGGCTGTTTGGCCTTTTGAGACAATGATTGTAAGCAAGAGAGAAGTGGCTTCTTTAGATCAGTTTACTGAAGAGGAGAAGTTGGGGCTTGCAGATATGTATAAGAAACTGACTGTGATGTATGATAATCTTTTTGAGGTTAGTTTTGCATACTCAGCAGGGATACATCAAGCACCAACAGATGGAGAGGATCATCCAGAGTGGCATTTCCATATGATGTTCTATCCACCTTTGCTTCGATCTGCAACGGTTAAGAAATTTATGGTTGGTTATGAGATGTTAGGTATGCCTCAGCGTGATATTACCGCAGAGAGTGCAGCGAAACGTCTTAGAGAATTACCAACTGTTCACTATAAACAAAAATCCTAA